In one Stenotrophomonas maltophilia genomic region, the following are encoded:
- a CDS encoding N-acetylmuramoyl-L-alanine amidase → MHPIRTSLLLSACLLLAACASAPPEPRNPLATWVPSPNHNARGPVIIVIHHTEQDSVQQSLRTLRTANSGGRVSAHYLIGADGHRYQLVSDQRRAWHAGTGRWGTITDLNSASIGIELDNNGRTPFSAAQIESLIVLLRDLTARLDIPPRQVIGHADLAPTRKQDPSRFFPWQQLAEAGFGVWPRASDGPAPEGFDAWNALARFGYPLEDRDAAVAAFHRRFRGSDDLPKTLDAEDARILYSLLLQTP, encoded by the coding sequence GCCTGTGCGTCCGCTCCGCCGGAGCCGCGCAATCCGCTCGCGACCTGGGTGCCCTCGCCGAACCACAACGCGCGGGGTCCGGTCATCATCGTCATCCACCACACCGAACAGGATTCGGTGCAGCAGAGCCTGCGCACGCTGCGCACCGCCAACAGTGGCGGCCGGGTCAGCGCGCATTACCTGATCGGCGCCGATGGCCATCGCTACCAGCTGGTGAGCGATCAACGTCGTGCCTGGCATGCCGGCACGGGCCGATGGGGCACCATCACCGATCTCAACTCGGCGTCCATCGGCATCGAGCTGGACAACAACGGCCGCACACCCTTCAGCGCGGCGCAGATCGAATCGTTGATCGTGCTGCTGCGCGACCTCACCGCGCGCCTGGACATTCCCCCGCGGCAGGTCATCGGCCACGCCGACCTGGCGCCGACGCGCAAGCAGGATCCCAGCCGTTTCTTCCCGTGGCAGCAGCTGGCAGAGGCCGGCTTCGGCGTGTGGCCGCGTGCCAGCGATGGCCCCGCACCGGAAGGCTTCGATGCCTGGAATGCGCTGGCCCGCTTCGGTTACCCGCTGGAGGATAGGGACGCGGCGGTGGCCGCGTTCCACCGTCGATTCCGTGGCAGCGATGATCTGCCGAAGACGCTGGATGCGGAAGACGCGCGCATCCTGTACTCGCTGCTGCTGCAGACGCCGTGA
- the mltA gene encoding murein transglycosylase A: protein MITVKSLPRALLLLLGAALLAACSTTGTRPGTPAAATPAAATYARVEWSALPPVSDSDLQAGFVAWRSSCTRLKNDAVWARPCATAAAVSDKDPAAIRQFLQRDLDVYALRAGGQQAEGLITGYYEPIYPGSLSRTDTATVPVYGTPDDLIVVQLDSVYPELKGKRLRGRLDGKVLKPYDDAGTIAGKGAKAPVLAWLTDPMDLQLLQIQGSGRVRLADGTQVRLAYAEQNGHPYRAIGRWLVEQGELRKEDVTMDAIRTWAKANPARVPELLRSNPSYVFFVRSADSPEGPRGSLNVPLTAGYSVAVDRTVVPLGSLLWLSTTRPDGTPLVRPVAAQDTGGAIAGEVRADLYWGTGDAAGKLAGDMKQQGSLWMLWPKGVALPAR, encoded by the coding sequence ATGATCACTGTTAAGTCGTTGCCGCGCGCGCTGCTCCTCCTGCTCGGTGCAGCCCTGCTCGCCGCGTGTTCCACCACCGGCACCCGCCCAGGCACGCCTGCCGCTGCCACGCCCGCTGCGGCCACCTACGCCAGGGTTGAATGGAGTGCGCTGCCACCGGTCTCGGACAGCGACCTGCAGGCCGGCTTCGTCGCCTGGCGCAGCAGCTGCACCCGCCTGAAGAACGATGCGGTCTGGGCCAGACCCTGCGCCACAGCCGCTGCGGTTTCAGACAAGGACCCGGCCGCCATCCGCCAGTTCCTGCAGCGTGATCTGGACGTGTATGCGCTGCGTGCGGGTGGCCAGCAGGCCGAAGGCCTGATCACCGGCTACTACGAGCCGATCTACCCCGGCAGCCTCAGCCGCACGGACACGGCAACAGTGCCGGTCTATGGCACCCCCGATGATCTGATCGTGGTGCAGCTGGACAGCGTCTACCCCGAACTGAAGGGCAAGCGCCTGCGCGGCCGCCTGGACGGCAAGGTACTCAAGCCCTATGACGACGCAGGCACCATCGCCGGCAAGGGTGCCAAGGCGCCGGTACTGGCCTGGCTGACCGATCCGATGGACCTGCAGCTGCTGCAGATCCAGGGCTCGGGCCGGGTGCGCCTGGCCGATGGCACGCAGGTGCGGCTGGCCTACGCCGAGCAGAACGGCCATCCCTATCGCGCCATCGGCCGCTGGCTGGTGGAGCAGGGCGAGCTGCGCAAGGAAGACGTCACCATGGACGCCATCCGCACGTGGGCGAAGGCCAATCCCGCGCGTGTTCCGGAGCTGCTGCGCAGCAATCCCAGCTACGTGTTCTTCGTGCGCAGCGCGGACAGCCCGGAAGGCCCGCGCGGTTCGTTGAACGTACCGCTGACTGCCGGCTACAGCGTTGCCGTGGATCGCACCGTGGTACCGCTGGGCAGCCTGCTGTGGCTGTCGACCACCCGTCCGGACGGCACGCCGCTGGTACGCCCGGTGGCCGCGCAGGATACGGGTGGCGCCATTGCCGGCGAAGTCCGCGCCGATCTGTACTGGGGCACCGGTGATGCCGCCGGGAAGCTGGCCGGCGACATGAAGCAGCAGGGCAGCCTGTGGATGCTGTGGCCGAAGGGCGTGGCGCTGCCGGCCCGCTGA
- a CDS encoding alpha/beta fold hydrolase yields MNTVTRTLAATALALSLQAGLSAQAAQAAPSTAVTAVARTASTLTTADGVQLYYKDWGPKDGPVVTFSHGWPLDSDSWESQMIFLADHGYRVIAHDRRGHGRSSQPWEGNDMDHYADDLATVINTLDLHDVTLVGFSTGGGEVARYIGRHGTGRVKKAVLISSVPPLMLKTADNPGGVPIEVFDGLRKAQLENRSQLYRDIPSGPFYGFNRPGAKVSQAMIDAWWAQGMLGGHKNTYDSIAAFSATDFRQDLKKFDVPTLVIHGDDDQIVPIDVAGRMSAKLIKGARLIVYPGAPHGLTETHKDKVNQDLLAFLQQK; encoded by the coding sequence ATGAACACCGTCACCCGCACCCTGGCCGCCACTGCCCTGGCTCTGTCCCTGCAGGCCGGCCTGTCCGCCCAGGCTGCGCAAGCGGCGCCCTCCACCGCCGTCACCGCCGTCGCCCGTACCGCCAGCACCCTCACCACTGCCGATGGCGTGCAGCTCTACTACAAGGACTGGGGTCCGAAGGATGGCCCGGTGGTCACCTTCAGCCACGGCTGGCCGCTGGACTCGGACAGCTGGGAATCGCAGATGATCTTCCTGGCCGACCATGGCTACCGCGTGATCGCGCATGACCGCCGCGGTCATGGACGCTCCAGCCAGCCGTGGGAAGGCAACGACATGGACCACTATGCCGATGACCTGGCCACGGTGATCAACACGCTGGATCTGCATGACGTGACGCTGGTGGGCTTCTCCACCGGGGGGGGCGAAGTGGCGCGCTACATCGGCCGCCATGGTACCGGCCGGGTGAAGAAGGCCGTGCTGATCAGCTCGGTGCCGCCGCTCATGCTCAAGACCGCCGACAACCCCGGCGGCGTACCGATCGAAGTGTTCGATGGCCTGCGCAAGGCGCAGCTGGAAAACCGCTCGCAGCTGTACCGCGACATTCCCTCCGGCCCGTTCTATGGCTTCAACCGCCCGGGCGCGAAGGTTTCGCAGGCCATGATCGACGCCTGGTGGGCGCAGGGCATGCTGGGCGGGCACAAGAACACCTACGATTCGATCGCCGCATTCTCGGCAACCGATTTCCGCCAGGACCTGAAGAAGTTCGACGTGCCGACGCTGGTGATCCACGGTGATGACGATCAGATCGTGCCGATCGATGTTGCCGGCCGCATGTCGGCCAAGCTGATCAAGGGCGCCCGCCTGATCGTCTACCCGGGTGCGCCGCATGGCCTGACCGAAACCCACAAGGACAAGGTCAACCAGGACCTGCTGGCCTTCCTGCAGCAGAAGTGA
- a CDS encoding TonB-dependent receptor gives MKTPTLLAALAAAPLAPDALAQSADAALTLGKVDVHQHREGALSAHQVLTSVDVLGADQIEDRTVSHSWELLGQMPGIQLTETRQGAESGKVSFRAFNGEGYLNAIKTLIDGIPSNVNSGNQRFIDMLFPLEISYIEVVRGTNDPRYGLHNIGGNVNFGTRQGGSYTDARLAYGSYNTRDAQLAVGRESNGFAQNYFIGTQASDGYREHDTSRKYSLGGKWFYGSLDDGLRVGLTARAYHHEADEPGFMTAEELRTHRRGSDLRNAHDGDDRDMRQFAAHLDLKLSDALVLGTRLYYNRYQDDRRVTFSDLPTGNLPRQRRLWDERQAGLLTTLTWQPAATLTVEGGLNYEQQDNGYIRERYAYAEPTDFTRPPARVQNDDRHSFDNLGAYLQAIYQPAAAWKIVPAYRVDRFSGRTRLMDGTRGRLQDYGTIGQPKLSVIHSLGDTTHVYANWGRTFQVLTGATAPAYLTPGQTPMRPSTNTGMELGLKFQPFDGAQARLAAWQQDAENEVSNMPATGTTVTLGKTRRRGVDAQLSLQVGDDWTVWASHAYQEAKITRDNRAPGVSLQGREVAATPRHISNLGVDYQASQALRLGLQARAQGDYYLEERNVAGRFGGFAVLDLTAAYRINPRWSVDLQLKNVTGREYAYAWYDSFFWDSARPMFSPAPGRTVFVGLSMKL, from the coding sequence ATGAAGACCCCCACGCTGCTGGCCGCCCTGGCGGCGGCTCCCCTTGCCCCTGACGCATTGGCGCAGTCAGCCGACGCGGCGCTCACCCTGGGCAAGGTCGATGTCCACCAGCACCGGGAAGGCGCCCTCAGCGCGCACCAGGTACTCACCTCCGTTGACGTTCTGGGCGCAGACCAGATTGAAGACCGCACCGTGTCCCACAGCTGGGAACTGCTGGGGCAGATGCCCGGCATCCAGCTGACCGAAACACGCCAGGGTGCCGAGTCGGGCAAGGTCAGCTTCCGCGCCTTCAATGGCGAGGGTTACCTCAATGCCATCAAGACCCTGATCGATGGCATCCCGAGCAACGTCAACAGCGGCAACCAGCGCTTCATCGACATGCTGTTCCCGCTGGAAATCAGCTACATCGAGGTGGTGCGCGGGACCAACGATCCGCGTTATGGGCTGCACAACATCGGCGGCAACGTGAACTTCGGTACCCGCCAGGGCGGCAGTTACACCGATGCGCGGCTGGCCTATGGCAGCTACAACACGCGCGATGCGCAGCTGGCGGTGGGCCGCGAATCCAACGGCTTCGCGCAGAACTACTTCATCGGCACCCAGGCCAGCGACGGTTATCGCGAGCACGACACCTCCAGGAAGTACTCGCTGGGTGGCAAGTGGTTCTACGGTTCACTGGACGATGGCCTGCGCGTGGGCCTGACCGCGCGCGCCTATCACCACGAGGCGGACGAGCCCGGCTTCATGACGGCCGAGGAACTGCGCACGCACCGCCGTGGCAGCGACCTGCGCAACGCCCATGACGGCGACGACCGCGACATGCGCCAGTTCGCTGCGCATCTGGACCTGAAGCTGTCCGACGCGCTCGTTCTCGGCACCCGGCTGTACTACAACCGTTACCAGGACGATCGGCGCGTGACCTTCAGCGACCTGCCCACCGGCAACCTGCCGCGCCAGCGGCGGCTGTGGGACGAGCGCCAGGCCGGCCTGCTCACCACGCTTACCTGGCAGCCCGCAGCCACGTTGACGGTGGAGGGCGGGTTGAACTACGAGCAGCAGGACAACGGTTACATCCGCGAGCGGTATGCCTACGCCGAACCCACCGATTTCACCCGCCCGCCGGCCCGCGTGCAGAACGACGACCGCCACAGCTTCGACAACCTGGGCGCTTATCTGCAGGCCATCTATCAGCCAGCCGCCGCCTGGAAGATCGTGCCGGCCTATCGCGTGGACCGCTTCAGTGGCCGCACGCGGTTGATGGATGGCACCCGCGGGCGGCTGCAGGACTACGGCACCATCGGCCAGCCCAAGCTGAGCGTCATCCACAGCCTGGGCGACACCACCCACGTCTACGCGAACTGGGGCCGCACGTTCCAGGTGCTGACCGGCGCCACCGCGCCGGCCTATCTCACGCCCGGGCAGACGCCGATGCGTCCTTCCACCAACACCGGCATGGAGCTGGGCCTGAAGTTCCAGCCCTTTGACGGCGCCCAGGCCCGCCTGGCGGCATGGCAGCAGGATGCGGAGAACGAGGTGTCCAACATGCCGGCCACCGGCACCACCGTCACCCTGGGCAAGACCCGGCGCCGTGGCGTGGACGCGCAGTTGAGCCTGCAGGTGGGCGACGACTGGACGGTGTGGGCCTCGCATGCGTACCAGGAAGCGAAGATCACCCGCGACAACCGCGCCCCCGGCGTGTCCCTGCAGGGTCGCGAAGTGGCCGCCACCCCGCGCCACATCAGCAACCTGGGCGTGGACTACCAGGCCAGCCAGGCACTGCGGCTGGGCCTGCAGGCGCGCGCGCAGGGCGACTACTACCTGGAAGAGCGCAACGTGGCCGGCAGATTCGGCGGCTTCGCCGTGCTCGACCTCACTGCCGCGTACCGGATCAATCCGCGCTGGAGCGTGGACCTGCAGCTGAAGAACGTCACCGGACGTGAGTACGCCTACGCGTGGTACGACAGCTTCTTCTGGGACAGTGCCCGGCCGATGTTCTCGCCTGCCCCCGGCCGCACCGTCTTCGTCGGCCTCAGCATGAAGCTGTAG
- a CDS encoding two-component system sensor histidine kinase NtrB produces MSDPAPPPPLDALGTPLAWAAADGRITGCNPAFGRWLGVSGRRLLGQPLAALEVQGEALAHFLARDERDSLRLHRLALAVPGEAPRFAEGWMSRRDDGGWLLEAHPVDEFPGLDPTQALPSALSAALKGLAHELRNPLAGLKGAAQLLARRAAQRDASERELIELIGSEIERLNGLLDQLLSPAPAAPHAALNIHAALERVLRLAENEAGWAVRLQRDYDPSIPELDGDADRLTQAVWNLVRNAIQAGAGTITLRTRVEHGARVAERLHTLALRLEIADDGRGVPEELAEHLFLPLVSGRAEGTGLGLALAQQVAREHRGTLTYRSRPGHTVFTLLLPIGSGTVPAEEAPRDV; encoded by the coding sequence ATGTCCGACCCCGCGCCGCCACCGCCCCTCGATGCCCTGGGTACCCCCTTGGCCTGGGCCGCTGCCGACGGCCGCATCACCGGCTGCAATCCGGCCTTCGGACGCTGGCTGGGCGTCAGCGGCCGTCGCCTGCTGGGCCAGCCCCTGGCGGCGCTGGAGGTGCAGGGCGAGGCGCTGGCCCACTTCCTGGCCCGCGACGAGCGTGACAGCCTGCGCCTGCACCGGCTTGCACTGGCGGTACCGGGAGAGGCACCCCGCTTCGCCGAAGGCTGGATGAGCCGCCGTGATGATGGCGGCTGGCTGCTGGAGGCGCATCCGGTCGATGAGTTCCCCGGGCTTGACCCCACCCAGGCCTTGCCGAGCGCACTCAGCGCGGCGCTGAAGGGCCTGGCCCACGAACTGCGCAACCCGCTGGCTGGCCTGAAAGGCGCGGCGCAGCTGCTGGCTCGCCGTGCCGCACAGCGCGATGCCAGCGAGCGCGAACTGATTGAACTGATCGGTTCGGAGATCGAACGCCTCAACGGGTTGCTTGACCAGCTGCTGTCGCCGGCGCCGGCCGCACCGCATGCCGCCTTGAACATCCATGCAGCACTGGAGCGCGTGCTGCGCCTGGCCGAGAACGAAGCGGGCTGGGCGGTGCGCCTGCAACGCGACTACGACCCCAGCATTCCCGAGCTGGATGGCGACGCCGACCGCCTTACCCAGGCAGTGTGGAACCTGGTGCGCAATGCGATCCAGGCCGGCGCGGGCACCATCACCCTGCGCACGCGCGTGGAGCATGGTGCGCGGGTTGCCGAGCGGCTGCATACGCTGGCGCTGCGGCTGGAGATCGCCGACGACGGTCGTGGCGTACCCGAGGAGCTGGCCGAACACCTGTTCCTGCCCCTGGTCAGTGGTCGCGCCGAAGGCACCGGCCTGGGCCTGGCGCTGGCCCAGCAGGTCGCGCGCGAGCATCGCGGCACGCTGACCTACCGCTCGCGGCCCGGCCACACCGTATTCACCCTGCTGCTGCCGATCGGCAGCGGCACCGTTCCGGCCGAGGAGGCCCCGCGCGATGTCTGA